One Rhodoferax sp. GW822-FHT02A01 genomic window, GCGCCTATGCCGTTGTTGGTGGCAAAGAGCGAGCGAAAGGCGGGCGAGGTCTGCGCCACCGCAAACCCGGCCAGCACTTCTTCTTCCATGGTCAAGCCCATGCCGCCATAGGCTTCGGGGATGGACATGCCAAAGAGACCCAGTTCCTTCATGTCCGCCACGACGTCGTCGGGAATCTGGTCGGTTTCGGCCACCTGGGCTTCCAGCGGTACCAGACGTTCATTCACGAAGCGCGCAATGCTGTCTTGCAGCAGCTTGATGGTTTCCGGGTCTCTGATCATGGTGTCATCCTGTGCGTGGTGGGTCTACTTGGCGTACTTGCGGAAGTCGGGCTTGCGCTTTTCACGGAAGGCATTGCCGCCTTCGGCAGACTCTTCGGTCTGGTAATACATTTTCAACGCATGCATGGCCAGGCCTCCCATGCCGCGGATCATTTCGGTGTCCACGTTGAAGGACTTCTTGGCCAATGCCAGTGCGGTGGGACTCTTCTCCAGGATCTCGTCGCACCATTTGCGCACTTCGGCGTCGAGCTGGTCGGCTGGCACCACGGCGTTGACCAGTCCCATCTGAAGCGCCTCCTGCGCGCTGTAGCGGCGGCACAAGTACCAGATTTCACGGGCCTTCTTTTCGCCGACCACGCGTGCCAGCAGGGCGGTGCCAAAGCCGGGGTCGACCGAGCCGACCTTGGGGCCGACCTGGCCCAACTGGGCATTCTCGGAGGCGATGGCCAAGTCACAGATGGTGACCAGCACATTGCCGCCGCCGATGGCAAAGCCATTCACGCGGGCGATGACGGGTTTGTTGCAGTCGCGGATGGCGCTTTGCATTTCTTCCACCGGCAGGCCGATCACGCCGCGGCCACCATAGCCGCCGTCCTGCGTGCCCTGGTCACCGCCGGTGCAGAAGGCCTTTTCGCCTGCGCCGGTGAGCACCACCACGCCCACGCTGCGGTCAAAGTCCGCGTCCTTGAAGGCGCTGATGATCTCTTCGCAGGTGTTGGCTGTGAAGGCGTTGTAGGCCTTGGGCCGGTTGATGGTGATGGTGGCAATGCCGTCTGCCTTGGTGTAGAGGATGTCGGTGTAGTTCATGGGGTTTCCTTGTGCATGTTGAAGGGGATGGGGATCAGCCGACCATGGTCAGTCCGCCGGACACGCTTATGACCTGGCCGGTGATGAAGGCCGCGTCGTCGCTGGCCAGGAAGGAAATGGCGCCGGGAAGATCGGCGGGTTGGCCCAGGCGGCCGAAGGGAATGGCGCGGGCCAGGCCCTGACGCAGCTTGTCGGCTTGCTCGCCTTCGCCGGCAAAGTCGGCGAACAGGGCGGTGTCGGTCGGGCCGGGGCAGACCACGTTCACATTGATCTGCTTGCGTGCCAGTTCACGTGCGATGGTCTTGGAGAACGCAATCATTCCGCCTTTGCACAGCGCATACACGGCTTCGCCGGTGGAGCCCACGCGTGCCGCGTCCGAGGCCACATTCACCACACGGCCGCGGCCACGCTCGGACATGCCGGCCAGCACGGCGTGGTGCATGTACAGCGAGCCGTAGAGGTTGATGGCCACGATCTGTTCCCACAGCGCCTTGTCGGTCTTGAGGAAATTGCCCGCACGGTCCCAGCCGGCGTTGTTCACCAGCACGTCGATGGGGCCCAGTGCCGCTTCAATGCGGGCTACACCGGCTACCACCTGGTCCTGCTTGGTGAGGTCCAGCGCGAAGGCCTGGGCCGTTCCACCAGCGACGACGATTTCTTTCACCACCGCATCGGCCGCGGCCTGGTTGATGTCCACCACGGCTACCTTGGCACCTTCTTCGCCGAACCGTTTGCAGGTTGCTGCACCAATGCCGCCGGCGCCGCCGGTGACCAGTACGACTTTGTCTTTCAATCCACGCATTGCTATCTCCTGTTAAAAAGTAAAAATTGATCTGCAGGGGTGGAGGCTTCCATTACCATCGCCCCTGATTCATTCCATTCACGTCTGCGAAACCGTTCCATGTCCGACCTTCGCTCCGAAAAAGACCACGCCGTTCACGAGATCAACAACCGTCTGTTCTTTCGCCTTTTTCAGGTGGCGAACACCTTGCACACCAAGGGCACGCAGGCGATTGAGGAGTTCGGTGTGACGACGCAGCAGTGGTCGGTGTTGGGTGCCCTGTCGCGCCCGCAGGCAGAAGAGGGCATGTCCATCAACGACTTGTCGCGGCTGCTGCTGGTGAGCCGCCAGAACCTCACCGGCGTGCTCTCGCGGCTGGAACGCGACGGGCTGATCGAGCGCGCCACCAACGAAGAGGACCGGCGCTCGCGCAAGGTCAAGCTCAGCAAGCAGGGGCAGGCCTTGTGGCTCAAGCTGCAGGACCCGATCCACCAGTTCTATGACAAGGCCTTGAAGGACCTGTCGTTTGATGACCGACTGGCGTTCATCCACTACTTCACCAAGTTGCAGACCAATATGTCCAAGCTCTGAGGCGTTCATCGCTCAGGCCTCAGGTCAGACGCATGCCCGATTTTTCGCGGGCAATGATCATCTTCATGATGTTGGCGGTGCCGTCGCCAATCTGCAGGCCCAGCACGTCGCGGTAGCGTTGCGCAAACGCGTAGTCACTGGCATAGCCGCCGTGGCCGTGGGTCAGCAGGCACTGGTGGATGATTTCGCAGGCCAGCTTGGGCCCCCACCATTTGCACATGGCCGCTTCGGCCGAGTGGGGCCTGCCGTTGTCCTTGAGCCAGAGGGTGCGCAGGCAGTGCCAGCGCAGTGATTCCAGATAGGTCTCGCTCTCGGCGAGCGGGAAGCTCACGCCCTGGCGCTCGATGATGGACAGGCCGAAGGTCTCGCGGCCTTTGGCGTATTCCCAGGCCTCGTCCAGCGAGGCGCGGGCCACACCCAGGCACTGCAGGCCTATCAATGCGCGGCTGTAGTCAAAGCCCTGCATCACTTGAATAAAGCCCTTGCCCTCGGTGCCCAGCATGTGGTCGGCGGGCACACGCACGTTGTCAAAGAAGATGGAGCCACGGCCCACCGCACGGGTACCCACGTCGTCAAACGCAGTACGGGTCAGGCCGGGCAGGTCCATGGGCACCAGAAAGGCACTGATGCCCTTGGCGCCATCGGCATCGCTGCCGGTGCGGGCAAACACCACGGCCACATCCGACTGGTCAGCCAGGGAGATGGACGTCTTCTCGCCATTGATGACGAAGTGATCGCCATCGCGTACCGCCTTGAGTTTGAGACGGGCTGCATCGGAGCCGGCGCTGGGCTCGGTCAGGGCAATAGCCACCAGTTGGTCGCCAGCCAATATGGGCCGGAGCCAGCGCTCCTTGAGAAACTCCTGGGCATGGGTGGAGATGATCTGGCCGCACAGCGAGGTCAGCAGATTGATGTACGACATGTTGAAGTCGCCATAGGCAATCTGCTCCAGCAGCAGGCCGCTGGTGACACAGTCCACACCAATGCCGCCATATTGCTCAGGCAGCTCCGGCCCCAGAAAGCCCAGGTCTCCCATGGCCTTGACCATGGCGCGGTCCACGCGACCACTCTTGTCCCCTGCCTTGTAGCCCGGTGCCAGCTTTTGCACCGCAAAACGGCGCGCACTGTCGACCAGTGCCTGCTGGTCATCGCTGATTTGAAAGTCCATCCGTTTGCTCCTTTTGTGATGTTTTGAAGTTTAGGCAGTTTGGTGCATATAAGTAAATATCTTTACATAAAATGCTATTTGGGTGTTTGTGATGCGATGTGCAGGCCTTCTCTCGAAAATGCCCACAAAAATAATAAACAAGAGTGAAAAACACTAGGGAAAATACTTAGATAAATCTTCAGAAAAGTTGGTTCCGGCCTATTGCGGAAAATCATTTACGACAATACATTGTCTCAATACCGGCGACGCTTTCCTTTTTCGACGTCCGCCGCCATAGTGGAGACCCGCATGCAATTTGATCCCGTACTCATCGCTGGACGCCTCAAGGCCATGACCGAAGCCGGTTACTGGCGCAACCAGACCATCAACGACTTCATGGCCCAGGCACTGCGCGAGTGTCCTGACAAGCCCGCCGTAGTGGGCTACCGGAGTGACCGTGCAGACGCTGCGCGCCTGAGCTATAGCGAGTTGGAGTCACGCGTGGTGCGCATTGCGCGCAACTTCACCCGTCTGGGTGTGGGGCACTCCGACGTGGTGAGCTTTCAGTTGCCCAACTGGTGGGAGTTCATTGCCGTGGCATTGGCATGTGCGCGGGTGGGGGCGGTGGCCAATCCGATCATGCCGATCTTCCGCCAGCGCGAACTCAAGTTCATGCTGGACTTCGGCGAGTCCCGGCTGTTCATCGTGCCCAAGCGCTACAAGGGTTTTGATTACGAAGACATGGCCCACGACCTGTTGCCTCAACTGGAAGCAAAGCCGCGACTGGTGGTGGTGGACGGTCAAGGGCAAGACAGTTTTGAGCACGCCTTGCTGGCCGATACCGACACGGCGCTGCCGACCACCACACTGGGGTCCAACGATGTGTCGCTGCTGATGTACACATCAGGCACCACCGGCGAGCCCAAAGGCGTGACCCACACGTCCAACACCCTGTTCTCCAATCTGCACGGTTTCATTGGCGCTTACCACCTGGGTCGTGATGACGTCATCCTGGGCGCTTCGCCCATGGCCCACCTGACCGGCTTCGGCTATCTGGCGATGATTCCGCTCATCCTCAACGCCACCACCGTGCTGCAGGACATCTGGGATGCCAAGCAGGCGCTGGAGTTGGTGCGCCGGGAGGGCGTCAGTTTCAGCATGGCATCCAGCCCCTTTGTCTCCGACCTGTGTGCGGCGGCCGAAGCGGGCGGCCCGGTATCGCCACGCTTTACCAATTTCTGTTGTGCCGGTGCGCCGATTCCTCCGGTGCTGATTGAACGCGCCTTGCGCGTGCTGGGCTTGCGCGTGAGCTCGGCCTGGGGCATGACGGAGTGCGGCGCCGTGACCGTTACCGAGCCCGAGCGCACCAGCGAGAAGTCCGGCAGCACCGATGGCAAGCCGCTCGACGGCATTGAGGTGAAGGTGGTGGATGCCGACGGCAAGCCTTTGCCCACCGGGCAGACCGGCGCATTGCTGGTGCGGGGCAACTCGCTGTTCGCGGGCTATCTGAAACGCCCGCACTTGAACGCCACCGATGCCGATGGCTGGTTTGAAACCGGGGACATGGCCTACATCGATGCCGAGGGCTATATCCGCATCAATGGCCGCAGCAAGGATCTGATCATTCGTGGCGGCGAGAACATTCCGGTGATGGAAATCGAGAACCTGCTCTACAAGCATCCGGCCGTGGCCATGGTGGCCATCGTGGGTTATCCCGATGCGCGCCTGGGCGAGCGTGCCTGCGCCTTTGTCACGCTGCGCCCGGGCCACAGCTTTTCGCTGGAGGAGATGAGCCGCTATCTATCCGAACATCAGGTCACCCGCCAATACCATCCTGAGCGCCTGGAGCTGATGGAAGACCTGCCCAAGACGCCCAGCGGCAAACTGCAGAAGTTCAAGCTGCGCGAGTCGGCCAAGGTCTTTGGAGGTCAGGCATGAGCGCCGCTGCGGTGTTGAGCGAGGTGCGTGGGCGTGTCGGCATCATCACGCTGAACCGCCCCGAAGCCATGAACGCACTCAATGATGCGGTGATGGATGGCTTGCGCGACGCGCTCAACGCGTTCGAGGCAGATGCCAACATTGGTTGCGTGGTTCTGACGGGCAGCGAGAAAGTGTTTGCTGCCGGGGCCGATATCGTGGCCATGCAGAACATGGAATACGCCGATGCCTATGGCAGTGATTTCATCACGCGCAATTGGGAGCGCCTGCGTACCTTTCGCAAACCGGTGATTGCGGCCGTGGCAGGTTTTGCCCTGGGCGGCGGGTGCGAGCTGGCCATGATGTGCGACATGGTATTTGCCGCCGAGACGGCACGCTTTGGCCAGCCCGAAATCAAGATAGGCACCATTCCCGGAGCAGGCGGCACGCAGCGCCTGCCACGGGCAGTAGGTAAAGCCTTGGCCATGGACCTGTGCCTGAGCGGGCGCCTGATGGATGCCAACGAGGCTTTGCGCGCTGGTTTGGTGTCACGCGTGCTGCCTGCGGATGAATTGCTCAGCGTCGCGCTACGTACGGCTGAAAAGATAGCCGGCTTCTCACTGCCCGCGCTGATGATGATGAAGGAGTCGGTCAACCGTGCCTACGAATCGTCACTGAGCGAAGGCATTCTGTTTGAGCGGCGCACCTTGCATGCCACCTTTGCCCTGGCTGACCAGAAGGAAGGCATGCAGGCCTTCGTACAGAAACGCGAGCCGCGTTTCATCCATCGTTAAGCCCCACACGCCAGCGCCGCCGACCTAGGGAAAACGCTCCCAGGGCCGTGCATGAAATGTCCGGTTATTGGCACGAAACGTTGCAGCACTTGTCCGGGTGGCGCCACAAAATTCGGCACCTTTGGCACAGCCCCAAGACTTGCTGTTCCGCCCCTATTTTATAACGAGACACAATGACTCTTGCAGACACCACCGTAGCCATCGTGACCGGCGCCGCCGACGGCATCGGCTGGGCTACGGCACAGGCGCTGGCACGCGACGGCCACACCGTGGTGTTGCTGGACCTGCGTGCGGATGCGGTGCAGGCCCGCGCCGCCGAATTGGGTGCCGCCCATATGGCCATGGCCTGTGACGTCACCGATGACGCCAGCGTGACGTCGGCAGTGCAGGTCGTGGTGGCCCGATTTGGACGAGTGGATGTGTTGGTGAACAACGCTGGCATTGGTGACCAGGCCGGCGCCACGATAGACCAGAACAGCGCTGCATTCGATCGGGTTCTGGCCGTGCATCTGCGAGGCACGTTTCTGATGAGCCAGGCCGTGGGTCGTGTGATGCTGCAGGCGCAAGTGCCCGTGGGGCAGCAGCGCGGTGCCATTGTCAACCTGGGCTCTATTGCCAGCACCGTCGGCTTGCCTATGCGCAATGCCTACAGCGCTGCCAAGGCCGGTGTGCTGGGCATGACCCGGGCGCTGGCCAGCGAGTGGGCACGCAGCGGCATCCGTGTGAATGCGGTGGCACCCGGCTACGTGAACACGGCACTGGTGGCCGACCTCCACCGCAAGGGCATGCTCGATGCGCGTGGCATTGCCCACCGCACGCCGTTGGGCCGCATGGCCGAGCCGGCGGAAATTGCCGATGCCATCTGCTTTCTGGCCTCGCGCCGCGCCAGCTACATCACCGGCATCGTGTTGCCGGTGGACGGTGGCTGGACCTGCTTCGGCGCGCCGGAATCGGCGCTGGCCGAACTTCCCTCTGCATAAAAAGATGATGAAAAAACGGAGACCATTTTGCTGACGATCAATCTCTTCAACGGACTGACCTACGGCGCATTGCTGATCGTGATGTGCTCAGGGCTGGCCCTCATCTACGGACTGCGCCGGGTGGTGAACTTCGCGCACGGCTCGCTCTACATGCTGGGTGCCTACATCGGCTACTCCATTGCCGGCGCCAGCAACTTCTGGGTGGCGCTGGTGGGTGCACCGCTGGTGATGGCTTCGTTGGGCGTGCTGCTGGACCGCTACGGCTTTCGCCTCTTGCAGGACCGCGACCCGCTCACCGTGGTGCTGGTCACCTTCGGCCTGTTGCTGGTGATCGAAGACTTCGTGCAAACCGTGTGGGGCAAGAGCAATCTGTCGGTGCAGGCACCGGCTGCGCTGAACTTTTCGGTGGACCTGTGGGGCACACCCGTGCCGGCCTACCGCATCGCGGTGATTGCCGTTGGTCTGGCCGTGGCGCTGGGCTTAAGCCTGTGGCTGCGCTACTCCAAGGTGGGCCTGTTTGTGCGCGCCTCCAGCACCGACCCCACGACCACGGCCATGCAGGGCGTGAACACCGATGCCCTGAGCGCTGGCGTGGTGGGACTGGGTACCGCACTGGCGGGTTTGGCCGGGGTGGTGGCGGCGCCGTTTCTGTCGCTCTCGCCCAGCATGAGCAGCGACGTGATCATCGATTCCTTCGTGGTGGTGGTGGTGGGCGGCCTGGGCTCGCTGGCCGGTGCCTTTGTGGCCGCTCTGGTGTTGGGCATGGTGCAGTCGCTGGGCGCGGTCTATCTGCCCGATGAGTCTGCCGTGCTGCCCTTCGCCATCATGGTGGGCATCCTGATCTGGAAGCCCGCAGGTTTTGCCGGTAGCCGTACCTGAGGAGCACACCATGTCCATACAAAAAATCTCCCTGACCACGGTTGGCGCACTGGCACTGGGCGCTGCGGTGATGAGCTTCGTGAGCTCGGGTACCGTGCTCTCGCTGCTGACACAGGCCACCATCTATGCGGTGTTTGCCATCGGTGTGGGGCTGCTGCTGCGCCAGAACGGCATGGTCAGCTTCGGCCACGCCCTGTTCTTTGGCAGCTCGGGCTACGCGGTGGGCCTGTTGCTGCAGGCCAAGGCCGTGCCGGCAGAAATGGCCATTGTGCTCACGCTGGCGGGTTTGCTGCTGGTGGCCTTTGCCATCGGGCTGGTGATCGTGCGGGTGCCCGGCGTGTCCTTTGGCATGCTGACATTGGCGGTGGGACAGATGTTCTTTCTGACGGCCTCACGTTCCCGCGGGCTTACCGGCGGGGCAGACGGCATGAACATCGAATGGCCTTCCAGCCTGTTTGGTGTATCCATGTCGGTGCTGACGCGGCCAAGCAGCATGTTCATGCTGAGCTGGGGCACGCTGGTCATCGTCATCCTGTTGCTCACCCTGCTGCTGGCCACACGCTTTGGCAGCATCACCGAGGCCGTGCGCGACAACGAGGAGCGTGCGCGCTTCATCGGCATTCGTACCCTGCTGCCACGCGCTGCGGTGTATGCGCTGTCGGCCCTGGTCACTGGCGTGGCCGGCTTGCTCTCGGCCCTCAATACCGGCTTTGTGTCGCCGGAGAGCCTGCATTGGAGCCTCTCGGGTGTGGCGCTGATGATGGTGGTGGTAGGTGGCTACAAGGCGCTGTGGGGCCCGGCCCTGGGTGCGGTGGTGTATTTCCTGGCCAAGGACGTTCTGGGCGACTACGCCAGCCACTGGATGGCCATCTTCGGTGTGGCACTGATCGCCGTGATTGTGTTCTCGCCCAGCGGCATCGCCGGCATTCTGGACAGGTTGTTGCTGGGACGCCGCCTGGCCCACAAGCCCCACGCTGTCCCCACCGCTGCCACCGTGCGCCACTAGGAAGGAAACCCCATGACGGACTATGTAATGCAGGCCGACGATGTGGCCATCCACTATGGCGGCGTCAAGGCACTCGACGGCGTGTCGCTCACCCTGAAGCAAGGCCAGATCCGTGGCCTGATCGGCCCCAACGGTGCGGGCAAGACCACGGTGATCAACGCCATCACCGGGCGCCAGCCGCTCACCCGCGGCAAGGTCATGCTCCAAGGCCAGGACGTGAGCCACACCGATGCGGTGCAGCGGCGCATGCGCGGGCTCTCGCGCTCCTTCCAGCGCACCAGCGTGTTTGGCCAGATGCCGGTACGCAAGCAGGTGGAGCTGGCCTCGCACATGGTGGGCGTGCCCGACTCCGGTGCCGATGCCGATGACGTGCTGCACGAGCTCTCGCTGGCGCACCTGAGCCACTCCACCGCACAAGACCTGGGCTATGGCGAGCAGCGCCGCCTGGACTTGGCACTGGCGCTCGTAGGCCGCCCGGCGGTGCTGCTGCTCGACGAGCCCATGGCGGGTCTGTCGGTGCAGGAGTCGCTGGACCTGGCGCGCCATCTGCAGGCGCTCACCTCGCGGCGCAACGTCTCGGTGCTGCTGGTGGAGCACGACATGGATGTGGTGTTTGGCATCTCGGACGCCATCACCGTGTTTGAACTGGGCCGCGTCATTGCGCAGGGCACACCGGCCGAGGTGCGTGCCAACCCGCGGGTGCGCGAAGCCTATCTGGGGAGCGCCGCATGAAGACCCTGTTGCAACTCGATCAGGTGGACGCGTTCTACGGCGCGGCCCACATCCTGCACCGCATGTCACTTGAGGTAAAGGAAGGCGAGCGCGTGGCGCTCATTGGCCGCAACGGCGTGGGCAAGACCACGGTGGTCAACACCGTGCTGGGGCTGGCAGCGATGAAGGGCGGCGCCATCCAGATGGCAGGGCGCACCGTGAACCGCCCACGCACCTACATGGCAGCACAACACGGCATTGCGGTGGTGCCGCAGGGGCGCTGCATCGTGGCCAATCTGACGGTGGAAGAGAACCTGCAGCTGGGCGCGGCCGTGGCTCGCAAGGGGTTCTGGAACGTGCCGGAAATCTACAAGCTGTTTCCCATCCTGCAGGAGCGCGCTCATACACCGGGCACGGCCCTCTCGGGTGGACAGCAGCAGATGCTGGCGGTGGGCCGCGCGCTCATGGCCAACCCTTCGCTGATCCTGCTGGATGAGCCCACCGAGGGTCTGGCACCAGTCATCGTGGACCAGCTCGGCGAGATCTTCAACAAGGTCGCCGATCAGGGCACGGCGTTGCTGCTGATCGAGCAGAACATGACCCTGGTCACCCGGGTGGCCAGACGCTATGTGGCCATGGCCAAGGGCGCTGCCATCGCCCAGGGCGAGGTGCATGCAGGCAGCCTCAACGAGCTGCATGAACACGTGATGGTTTGACGCATTTCAACCGGCACCGGACCGTATCCGGCATCCACTACAGAGGAGACAACCCATGAAATCTATGAACTTTCCCCGCCGCACTGTCATCGTCTTGGCGCTGCTGGCCGCTTTGCCTGGCGTGACATTGGCGCAGGGCAAGGACCCGGTCAAGGTCGGACTGGTCAGCTCCAAGTCTGGCGTGTTTGCGCAGCAGGGCGAAGAAGTGATTCGCGCGGTCAAGTTCGCCATTGATGAAGCCAACGCCAAGGGTGGCGTGGACGGCCGCAAGGTGGAAGTGGCAGAAGCCGATGACGAAGGCACGCCCGACGCGGGTCGGCGTGTAGCCGAGAAGCTGGCACGCGATGGCTACAACCTGCTGATAGGTGCCATTCCTTCGTCCATCTCGCTGGCGCTGGGTGCCAACCTGGACCGCTGGGACGCCGCGTACTTTGTGGTGGCCAGCAAGTCCGACAAGATCACCGGCGACTCCTGCAAGCCGCGCATGTTCCGCACCAACCATTCCGATGCGATGGACATCGCCATGATCAGCGAATGGGCCAAGAGCTTCAAGGAAAAGACCTATGCCACCCTGGCGGCGGACTACGTGTGGGGACGTGACTCTTCCGAGTCCTTCACCAAGGCCGTCAAGGGCCAGGGCAAGGAAGTCAAGCTCAATCTGTACGCGCCGCTGGGCACCAAGGACTTTTCGCCCTTCATCGCCCAGCTCAAGGACGCCAATGTGGACGCCATCTGGGTGGCCGAAACCGGGCGTGACGCCATCGCCTTCGTGAAGCAGGCGCAGGAGTTCGGCCTGATCCCCAAGACCAAGCTCATCGGCCATTCGCTGATCCTCAACTTCATGATCAACGGTACCGACAAGGCACTGGAAGGCACGCCAGGCACCACCGGCTACACCCCCGATATCGACAACCCGCGCAACAAGGCGTTCGTCTCTGCATGGAAGGCCAAGTTCAACCGCCTGCCCACCGACAACGAAGGCCAGGCCTACAACGGTGCACAGGTCATGTTCGAGGGTGTGAAGAAGGCCGGCAGCACCAAACCCGGTGACGTGGCCAAGGCCCTGTCAGGCACCACCATCGACAGCATTTACGGCTCGGTGCAGATGCGTGCCGCGGACAACCAATTGGTATTGCCCAATTTCGTGGGCCGTGCCAAGGTGGTGGATGGTGTGCTGCGACCGGTGATCGAGCAAACGTTTGCTCCTTCGCTCACGCCTGCAGCATCGCCTCTGTGCAAGATGTAAGCTGCTGACCCATGCCCCATATCCTGATCGATTACACCGCCAACTTGCAGACACTGGTCGACGAGCGCGAGCTCGTGGACACATTGCATGGCGCGGCGGTGCGGTCCGGGATATTTCCGGTGTGGGGCATCCGTACCTTTGCCCGCCCGGTCCCGCACTACCGGGTGGGCAATGGGGACCCGGCCAACGGCTTCATCCAGGTGGTGGTGCGCATTGGCCCGGGGCGCGATCTGCCGTTGCGCCAACACATTGCCGCGCTGCTGTTTGATGCTTTGCTCGATGCCGTCGGCGACAGTTTTGAGGGCAGGCGTATGGCCTGCCAGCTGGAGGTCATGGAGTTTGACCCCGCGCTCACCTTGTTTCAAAACAATCTGGCCGATGGGGCCGACACGTCTGCGGTGCTGCGCCGCTTTCCGGCGCCCGAGGCAAGCGCGAAGGGCTGACTGCGCGCAAGGGCGCCGGGGCACTACTTGGTCAGGATGAGCTTGCCCGCCTTGGTGATCTGTAGCCGGTAGACCTGCTCGCCATAGGCGATGTTGATGCCTTGCGCATTGCCCAGCAAATCGGACAGTTGCACCAGCTTGCGCTCACCGGCGACCGACTCGCCGGTAGTGGCCGCAGGTGCGGCCTGCCGCTCCTTCGGTGCGTGGGGCGTGCGGGCTGGATCTTTCAACGTGCGGGCTCCGTCACAAATGCGATCTTGCGCAAGCCGGCCTGCTTGGCCATGGCCATGGCCTGGGCCACGTACTCATAGCGCACGGCCTTGTCGCCCTGAATGTGCAGCTCCGGTTGCGGTTCCTTGCCGCTCTCGGCCCGCAGGGTGTTGGCCAGTTGCGTGGCATCCACGCTCTGGCGGTCCAGGAAGAAGGTGCCCTGTGCGTCCACGCTGAGTTGCAGCACGACAGGCTTTTGCTGCAGCGGCTGGCTGGATGCCACGGGCAGATCCACCGCCACTGCATGTTTCATCACCGGCACGGTGATGATGAAGATGATCAGCAGCACCAGCATCACGTCCACCAGCGGCGTCATGTTGATCTCGTTCATCACCTCGCTGTCGGCGTCGGTGCTTGCATCCTGTATTCCGAAGGCCATGGCATCAGGCTTTCTTCATGCTGAGCACGACGTTGGCCGCATGTCCATCCGGTTGCACGGCTCCCACGCGGGCACCTGTGACGAAGTAAGCGTGCAGGTCGTGTGCAAAGCGGGTGAGCCGGGTGAGTGCCGACTTGTTGCCGCGCACCAGTGCGTTGTAGCCCAGCACTGCGGGGATGGCCACGGCCAGACCCAGGGCGGTCATCACCAGGGATTCGCCGATGGGGCCGGCCACCTTGTCGATGCTGGCCTGGCCGCTGGCGCCAATGCCCATGAGCGCGTGGTAAATGCCCCAGACCGTTCCGAACAGGCCCACGAAAGGCGCGGTGGAGCCGACCGAAGCCAGAATGGCCAAGCCCGATTGCAGACGCGCCGTGCTGTCATCCATGGCGTTGCGCAGTGCGCGGCTGATCCAGTCGCTGATGTCCAGTGCATCGTGCAGCTGCGCCTGGGTGTTGCGGTGGTGGCTGCTGGCCTCGAAGCCTGAGCGCGCCAGTTGCACAAACGGGTTGGC contains:
- the aliA gene encoding cyclohexanecarboxylate-CoA ligase, with amino-acid sequence MQFDPVLIAGRLKAMTEAGYWRNQTINDFMAQALRECPDKPAVVGYRSDRADAARLSYSELESRVVRIARNFTRLGVGHSDVVSFQLPNWWEFIAVALACARVGAVANPIMPIFRQRELKFMLDFGESRLFIVPKRYKGFDYEDMAHDLLPQLEAKPRLVVVDGQGQDSFEHALLADTDTALPTTTLGSNDVSLLMYTSGTTGEPKGVTHTSNTLFSNLHGFIGAYHLGRDDVILGASPMAHLTGFGYLAMIPLILNATTVLQDIWDAKQALELVRREGVSFSMASSPFVSDLCAAAEAGGPVSPRFTNFCCAGAPIPPVLIERALRVLGLRVSSAWGMTECGAVTVTEPERTSEKSGSTDGKPLDGIEVKVVDADGKPLPTGQTGALLVRGNSLFAGYLKRPHLNATDADGWFETGDMAYIDAEGYIRINGRSKDLIIRGGENIPVMEIENLLYKHPAVAMVAIVGYPDARLGERACAFVTLRPGHSFSLEEMSRYLSEHQVTRQYHPERLELMEDLPKTPSGKLQKFKLRESAKVFGGQA
- the badI gene encoding 2-ketocyclohexanecarboxyl-CoA hydrolase, with the protein product MNYTDILYTKADGIATITINRPKAYNAFTANTCEEIISAFKDADFDRSVGVVVLTGAGEKAFCTGGDQGTQDGGYGGRGVIGLPVEEMQSAIRDCNKPVIARVNGFAIGGGNVLVTICDLAIASENAQLGQVGPKVGSVDPGFGTALLARVVGEKKAREIWYLCRRYSAQEALQMGLVNAVVPADQLDAEVRKWCDEILEKSPTALALAKKSFNVDTEMIRGMGGLAMHALKMYYQTEESAEGGNAFREKRKPDFRKYAK
- a CDS encoding SDR family oxidoreductase, coding for MTLADTTVAIVTGAADGIGWATAQALARDGHTVVLLDLRADAVQARAAELGAAHMAMACDVTDDASVTSAVQVVVARFGRVDVLVNNAGIGDQAGATIDQNSAAFDRVLAVHLRGTFLMSQAVGRVMLQAQVPVGQQRGAIVNLGSIASTVGLPMRNAYSAAKAGVLGMTRALASEWARSGIRVNAVAPGYVNTALVADLHRKGMLDARGIAHRTPLGRMAEPAEIADAICFLASRRASYITGIVLPVDGGWTCFGAPESALAELPSA
- a CDS encoding enoyl-CoA hydratase translates to MSAAAVLSEVRGRVGIITLNRPEAMNALNDAVMDGLRDALNAFEADANIGCVVLTGSEKVFAAGADIVAMQNMEYADAYGSDFITRNWERLRTFRKPVIAAVAGFALGGGCELAMMCDMVFAAETARFGQPEIKIGTIPGAGGTQRLPRAVGKALAMDLCLSGRLMDANEALRAGLVSRVLPADELLSVALRTAEKIAGFSLPALMMMKESVNRAYESSLSEGILFERRTLHATFALADQKEGMQAFVQKREPRFIHR
- the aliB gene encoding cyclohexanecarboxyl-CoA dehydrogenase, with protein sequence MDFQISDDQQALVDSARRFAVQKLAPGYKAGDKSGRVDRAMVKAMGDLGFLGPELPEQYGGIGVDCVTSGLLLEQIAYGDFNMSYINLLTSLCGQIISTHAQEFLKERWLRPILAGDQLVAIALTEPSAGSDAARLKLKAVRDGDHFVINGEKTSISLADQSDVAVVFARTGSDADGAKGISAFLVPMDLPGLTRTAFDDVGTRAVGRGSIFFDNVRVPADHMLGTEGKGFIQVMQGFDYSRALIGLQCLGVARASLDEAWEYAKGRETFGLSIIERQGVSFPLAESETYLESLRWHCLRTLWLKDNGRPHSAEAAMCKWWGPKLACEIIHQCLLTHGHGGYASDYAFAQRYRDVLGLQIGDGTANIMKMIIAREKSGMRLT
- a CDS encoding glucose 1-dehydrogenase, encoding MRGLKDKVVLVTGGAGGIGAATCKRFGEEGAKVAVVDINQAAADAVVKEIVVAGGTAQAFALDLTKQDQVVAGVARIEAALGPIDVLVNNAGWDRAGNFLKTDKALWEQIVAINLYGSLYMHHAVLAGMSERGRGRVVNVASDAARVGSTGEAVYALCKGGMIAFSKTIARELARKQINVNVVCPGPTDTALFADFAGEGEQADKLRQGLARAIPFGRLGQPADLPGAISFLASDDAAFITGQVISVSGGLTMVG
- a CDS encoding MarR family transcriptional regulator, with the translated sequence MSDLRSEKDHAVHEINNRLFFRLFQVANTLHTKGTQAIEEFGVTTQQWSVLGALSRPQAEEGMSINDLSRLLLVSRQNLTGVLSRLERDGLIERATNEEDRRSRKVKLSKQGQALWLKLQDPIHQFYDKALKDLSFDDRLAFIHYFTKLQTNMSKL